A DNA window from Callospermophilus lateralis isolate mCalLat2 chromosome X, mCalLat2.hap1, whole genome shotgun sequence contains the following coding sequences:
- the LOC143638553 gene encoding germ cell-less protein-like 1, which yields MGALSSRMMWLRRDRAPEEPGVVRDGQEAVEMEAAVVQGEEEGEEAQLSTSQVGRKRKTSPGGPLAKAPRRERIKDKSRSIYQALFLRGEGSDIQIRALGEEWNLHRVYLCQAGYFASMFSGAWRETHMNTIEIQMPDENIDREALHEVLGSLYGDSMIIPPCRVVAILATASMLQLDELIQQCREIMKDTVSAQSVCNYYYSAENYGLQDIRTICRQWLLDNLMTQRNEELLMEVSLDLMRELIASSDLLVMEVEMDIYTTLKKWTFLQLQPTWRGTRRALLPDANSWFARHRGESEGAPFLETEQGRAFIPVFQQLRLAYIICDLPSAHIIDQDALIPAAWLTPVYKEQWLALLRAEQTKEIGPVDVYVSDLQGNSMRCGGQLQRDEQCSWRWAGFNFGWDLVVCYNNRRIVFRRSALNKSCGLGVSLLWQRKVAFRLRLVSLDRNGGAIFRRDTEYQMLSLRKDQELEVVNLENQDVVFPLYMACNFLYIPRERGTAQSEDSCKSPES from the coding sequence ATGGGAGCACTAAGCAGTCGgatgatgtggctcaggcgggatCGTGCCCCAGAGGAGCCAGGTGTTGTTAGAGATGGGCAGGAGGCAGTGGAGATGGAAGCAGCAGTGGtgcagggggaggaggagggtgaAGAAGCCCAACTCTCCACAAGTCAGGTAGGCCGCAAGCGGAAGACCAGCCCAGGAGGGCCGCTGGCCAAAGCTCCTCGCAGGGAGAGGATCAAGGACAAGTCCAGGTCCATTTACCAGGCGCTCTTCCTGAGGGGTGAGGGCAGCGACATACAGATCCGTGCATTGGGGGAGGAGTGGAACTTACACAGGGTCTACCTGTGCCAGGCAGGGTACTTTGCTAGCATGTTCAGCGGCGCCTGGCGGGAGACACACATGAATACCATAGAGATACAGATGCCTGATGAGAACATTGATCGTGAGGCCTTGCATGAAGTTTTGGGCTCCTTGTACGGCGATTCCATGATCATCCCTCCCTGTCGAGTTGTTGCCATCCTGGCCACTGCCAGCATGCTACAGTTGGACGAGCTAATTCAACAGTGCAGGGAGATCATGAAGGACACTGTCAGTGCCCAGAGTGTGTGCAACTACTACTACTCAGCCGAGAACTATGGGCTTCAGGACATCAGAACCATTTGCCGCCAGTggctgttggacaacttgatgacCCAGCGTAATGAGGAACTTTTGATGGAAGTCAGTCTGGATCTCATGAGAGAGCTTATTGCCTCTTCAGATCTCTTGGTGATGGAGGTGGAGATGGACATATACACCACACTGAAAAAGTGGACGTTCCTACAGCTGCAGCCCACATGGAGGGGCACCCGAAGAGCATTACTGCCTGATGCCAACTCGTGGTTTGCCAGGCATAGAGGGGAGTCAGAAGGTGCACCTTTTCTGGAGACTGAGCAGGGCAGAGCCTTCATTCCAGTGTTCCAGCAGCTGCGGCTAGCCTACATCATCTGTGATCTGCCATCTGCACACATTATTGACCAGGATGCACTGATCCCTGCTGCGTGGTTGACCCCGGTATACAAAGAGCAGTGGCTAGCACTTCTTCGGGCTGAGCAGACAAAGGAGATTGGGCCTGTGGATGTCTATGTGTCTGACCTCCAAGGAAACAGCATGCGGTGTGGGGGCCAGCTCCAAAGAGATGAACAATGCAGCTGGAGGTGGGCAGGCTTTAACTTTGGCTGGGACCTGGTGGTGTGCTACAACAACCGTCGCATTGTATTCCGTCGCAGTGCACTGAACAAGTCCTGTGGTCTTGGGGTCAGCTTACTCTGGCAGAGAAAAGTTGCATTCCGACTCCGACTTGTCTCTTTGGACAGGAATGGAGGAGCCATTTTTAGGAGGGATACAGAATATCAGATGCTTTCCCTAAGAAAGGATCAAGAACTAGAGGTAGTGAACCTAGAGAACCAAGATGTGGTCTTCCCCTTATACATGGCATGTAACTTCCTGTACATCCCCCGGGAGAGGGGCACTGCCCAGAGTGAGGACTCTTGCAAAAGCCCAGAAAGCTGA